A window of Micromonospora eburnea genomic DNA:
AGAACGGCTCGGTGGTGCGCACCCCGCCCGGGGCGGCGTGGAACAGCTCGACCGCCTCCGGCGTGGCCGAGCCGCCCCGCACGTCCCAGTCGGCCAGCCACTGCGCCAGGCTGGGCGAGTGGACCGCGTGCACGTCCCGGTTGAGCAGGCCGGCCCGGTCCAGTTCGCCCATGATGGCCGGGATGCCGCCAGCCCGATGCACGTCCTCCATGTGGTACTGCGGCGAGTTCGGCGCGACCTTCGCCAGGCAGGGCACCCGGCGGGAGATCGCGTCGATGTCGGCCACCCCGAAGTCCAGTTCCGCCTCACGGGCGGCGGCGAGCAGGTGCAGCACGGTGTTGGTCGAGCCGCCCATGGCGACGTCGAGCGCCACGGCGTTCTCGAAGGCGGCCCGGTTGGCGATCGAGCGGGGCAGCACCGAGGCGTCGTCCTCGTCGTACCAGCGCCTGGCGATCGCCACGGCGGTGCGGCCGGCCTCGACGAAGAGCGACCGGCGCGCGGCGTGGGTGGCCAGCGTCGATCCGTTGCCGGGCAGCGCCAGGCCGATCGCCTCGGTGAGGCAGTTCATCGAGTTGGCGGTGAACATGCCGGAGCAGGAGCCGCAGGTCGGGCAGGCCGAGCGCTCGATCTGGCCGAGCTGGTCGTCGGTGACGGCCTCGTTGGACGAGGCGATCATCGCGTCGATCAGGTCGATCTTGGAATGCACGACCCCCTCGATCGCCACCGTCTTGCCGGCCTCCATCGGGCCGCCGGAGACGAAGACGGTCGGGATGTTGAGCCGCAGCGCGGCCAGCAGCATGCCCGGAGTGATCTTGTCGCAGTTGGAGATGCAGACCAGAACGTCCGCGCAGTGCGCGTTGACCATGTATTCGACCGCGTCGGCGATCAGCTCCCGGCTGGGCAGCGAGTAGAGCATGCCGCCGTGGCCCATGGCGATGCCGTCATCCACGGCGATGGTGTTGAACTCCCGGCCCACCCCGCCGGCCTCGGCCACCGCGCCGGCCACCAGGCCGCCAAGGTCCTTGAGGTGTACGTGGCCGGGCACGAACTGGGTGAAACTGTTGGCGATGGCGACGATCGGCTTGCCGAAGTCGTCGTCGGTCATCCCGGTGGCCCGCCACAGGGCCCGGGCGCCCGCCATCGTCCGACCGTGCGTGGAGGTCCTCGACCGCAGCTCAGGCATGGCTACCAGTGTTGCACCGCCAACCCGGCGGCCCCCGGGCGCGCGGGTTGTGTCCCAACAGTTGCACACCCGGTACGTCTCCGGGTGCACGGATCCGGCACAGTTGAGGTCGTGTATTCGACCCCGGGTGTGGTCACCGTCGTGGCGTTGAGCGGGCTTGTCGCCGCCGGCGCCACCGCGTTGCTCGCCGCCTCGGCCCGCCGCCGGGTCGGATCCCACCGGCAGACCCACGTGCTGCTCGCGGTGGCTGCCGGGATCGCGCTGCTCAGCCTCATCGTCGGCGTCATCGCCGTGCTGGCCGCCGACGACTGGACCCACCGGCCGGGGCAACGCACCGGCTGGGCGACGTTCGTCTCGGTGGGCGGCACGCTCAGCGGGCTCGCGCTCGGCGTGGCCCTGCTCCGACTGCCCGGCGCCGCGGCCACCCGGGCCGCCACCGCCCGGTTGCTGCTCGACGGCGTGATCATCGCGAGTGCGCTCTGGTTCGTCGGGTGGGTGGTCCTCAGCGAGCCGACCCGGCTGCTCGGCGCGCTCACCCCGGCGGGCAGCGCACCCGTCGTGCTGGCCACGATGAGCGCGGCGCTCACCGCCGGGCTGACCCTGATCATGGCGCTCCGGTCCGCTCCGCCACGCGGGCGGCTGGTCCTGCTCGGCGCCGGGGCGACCGCGGTGACCGGCGGTGGGCTGGTCCTGTCCGCCGGGCTCGGCCAGGCCGGCCCGGTGATGGCCCTCACCGGCGCCGCGGTGCTGGCCGCGGGCCTGCTCGGCGTCGCCGCGGCGGTGCACCGGGTCGATCTGCCCGGGCAGATCGACGTCGACCTGATCCGCCGCGACGGCGAGTACGCCTTCGCGCCGATGTTCGCCATGGCCGCCTCAGCGATGTACCACCTGAGCCAGGGCGGCGGGTTCGACGCCTTCGGCATCGTCGCCGGCAGCGTCGAGGGATTCGCCCTGGTGGCCCGGCAGTACCTCGCCCTCAACGACGTCCGGGGCTACGCCGACCGGCTGGCCGCCCGGGAGGCCCACTTCCGTGAGCTGGCGCACACCGATCCGCTCACCGGGCTGGCCAACCGGCGCGGGCTGCTGCGCGCGCTGCACCGCTGCGCCGACGCCGGCCTGCCCTGCGTCCTGCTCGGCCTGGACCTGGACGGCTTCAAGAACGTCAACGACATGCGGGGGCACGACGTCGGCGACGCGGTGCTGGCCGAGGTCGGTCGGCGGCTGCGCGGCAACCTGCGCCCGGGTGACCTGGCCGCCCGGCTGGGCGGCGACGAGTTCGCGGTGCTGATGCGCGGCGCGAGCGACGCCGGGCCGGTCGCGGAACGGCTGCTCGGGGTGCTCGGCGACCCCTACGAGGAGGCGGACGGGCCGATCTTCCTGTCGGCCAGCATCGGGGTGGCCGGCAACCGTGGGGAGACCGACGTCGCGCTGCTGCTGCGCAACGCCGACCTGGCCCTGCGCTATGCCAAGCAGCGGGGCAAGAACCGCATCGAGCGCTACGACGCCGCGTACGACCAGCTGCTGCGCCGGCGCACCATGCTGGAGCACGAGCTGCGCGGCGCGATCGAGCGCGACGAGCTGCGGCTGGCGTTCCAGCCGGTGGCCTCGCTGCCGTCGGTGCGTCCGGTCGGCGCCGAGGCGCTGCTCCGCTGGCACCACCCGGAGCTGGGCAACGTCCGCCCGGACGAGTTCATCCCGCTCGCCGAGGAGTGCGGGATGATCTCGAAGCTGGGCGCCTGGGTGCTGCACCAGGCCTGCTACCAGCTCTCCCGGTGGCTGGCCGACGGGCACGACGTCTGGGTGTCGGTGAACGTCTCGCCGCGGGAGCTGCACGCCCCGGAGTACGTGGTCCAGGTCGCCGAGGCGCTGCGCGCCCACCACGTACCGCCGCAGCGGCTGGTGCTGGAGGTCACCGAGCACGCCGTCGCCACCGATCTGGACGAGCTGATCCGCCGGCTGGCCGCGCTGCGGCTCACCGGGGTACGCATCGCGCTGGACGACTTCGGTACGGGCTACTCGTCGCTGGGGCAGCTGCGCCGACTGCCGATCGACATCCTGAAGATCGACCACAGCCTGGTCGCCGAGCACGAGCCGGTCCGGCCGGTGGGCCGGGACGGTCCGGCGTTCGCCCCGATGGTGGACATCGTGATGCGCCTCGGGCACCACTTCGGGCTGGAGGTGATCGCCGAGGGCGTCACCAACCCCGCCGAGCTGGCCGCGGTGGTGGCCGCCGGCTGCCGCTTCGGTCAGGGCGCGCTCTTCGGTTGGGGGGTGCCGGCCGAGCACCTGGAGGCGATGCTGGTGGCGGCGACCTCGCCGGGTGCGCGTCCCAGTCCGGTGCCGCCGGCGTCGTCCATCACGTCGGTGCGCCCCGGCTCGTCGCCGCTGCTGCCCCGGCTGCGGTCGGACGCGTCCGCGCCGGTGCCGGCGGCACGTCCCCCGGACGAAGGATCTTCGCAGGTGGGATCGGTCGCGGAGGGCGTGCCGCAGCGGGACACGCCGACGTCCGTTAACCAGAATGTGGGATCAGTTGACTCATCGCGTGAGATGCGTCAGGCTTAGCCGCATGTCGTCGAACCGGTCGCTGCGAGTACTTACCTGAGCGCACTCTCCTCTGCTCGAGAGTGCGCTGGCCCCGTGCATCTGCACGTGGGCTTTTTTGTTGCCATCGGACCATCGCCGGGACGCCCGCGTTCCATCCTGAGAAGCGCATCACCCACTCCAGCAAAAGGCTTGAACCGCCATGACGAGACCCACGCCAGAGACCCTCGCCCACTCCGCCCGGCGAGCCCGTACGGCCACCGAGCCGGCCGGCGCCGCCGACAACGCCTCCACCCCCGCAACGGTTCCGTCCCGGCCGGCGCGGACGCCACGACCGAACGGCGGCCCGCGTCGGCGCAGGTCTCCGGCGCCGGATCGCTGGTGCGGTCGCTTGAGGCCCTCGGCGTCGACGTCGTCTTCGGCATCCCGGGCGGCGCGATCCTGCCGGCCTACGACCCGCTCTACGACTCCACCGTCCGGCACATCCTGGTCCGCCACGAGCAAGGCGCCGGGCACGCCGCCACCGGGTACGCCCAGGCCACCGGAAAGGTCGGGGTCTGCATGGCCACCTCCGGCCCGGGCGCGACCAACCTGGTCACCCCGATCGCCGACGCGTACATGGACTCGGTGCCGATCGTGGCGATCACCGGTCAGGTCGCCCGGCCGGCGATCGGCACGGACGCCTTCCAGGAGGCGGACATCCAGGGCATCACTCTGCCGATCACGAAGCACAACTTCCTGGTGCAGACGGCCGAGGAGATCCCGCAGGTGCTGGCCGAGGCGTTCCACCTGGCCGCGACCGGCCGTCCGGGCCCGGTCCTGGTGGACATCCCCAAGGACGTCCTGCAGGCACAGACCACCTTCTCCTGGCCGCCCACGCTCGACCTGCCCGGCTACCGGCCGACCCTGCACCCGCACGGCAAGCAGATCCGCGAGGCGGCCCGGCTGATGACCGGCGCCCGCCGTCCGGTGCTCTACGTCGGCGGCGGTGTGCTCAAGGCCGGTGCCACCGAGGGGCTGCGCCGGCTGGCCGAGCTGACCGGCATCCCGGTGGTCACCACGCTGATGGGGCTCGGCGCGTTCCCCGACTCGCACCGGCAGCACCTGGGCATGCCCGGCATGCACGGCACCGTCGCCGCGGTCTACGGCCTGCAGAAGGCCGACCTGATCGTGGCCCTCGGGGCCCGTTTCGACGACCGGGTCACCGGCAAGCTGGACTCGTTCGCGCCGGACGCCACGGTCGTGCACGCGGACATCGACCCCGCCGAGATCGGCAAGAACCGGCACGCGGACGTGCCGATCGTCGGCGACGCCCGGCACGTGATCGACGAGCTGATCGCCGCGGTCACCACCGAGCGGGCGGCCCGGGCGGCCGCCGACCTCGGCGACTGGTGGGCCCAGCTCGACGACCTGCGCCGGCGTTACCCGCTCGGCTACGAGGAGCCGGCCGACGGCACCCTCCCGCCGCAGTACGTGATCAAGCGGCTGGGTGAGATTGCCGGCCCGGACTCGATCTACGTGGCCGGTGTCGGCCAGCACCAGATGTGGGCCAGCCAGTTCATCTCGTACGAGAAGCCGTACACCTGGCTCAACTCCGGCGGCCTCGGCACGATGGGCTACGCCGTTCCGGCGGCGATGGGCGCGAAGGTCGGCAAGCCGGACACCACGGTCTGGGCGGTGGACGGCGACGGCTGCTTCCAGATGACCAACCAGGAGCTGGCCACCTGCGCCCTGGAGGGCATCCCGATCAAGGTCGCCGTGATCAACAACGGCAACCTGGGCATGGTCCGGCAGTGGCAGACCCTGTTCTACGGGGAGCGCTACTCCAACACCGAGTTGGGCACCCACAAGCACCGCATCCCGGACTTCGTCAAGCTCGCCGAGGCGCTCGGCTGCGTCGGCCTGCGCTGCGAGACCGCCGCCGACGTGGACAAGACCATCGCGGCGGCCATGGCGATCAACGACGCTCCGGTGGTCATCGATTTCGTGGTCGGCAAGGACGCCATGGTCTGGCCGATGGTCGCCGCCGGCACCAGCAACGACGAGATCATGTTCGCCCGGGGTGTCCGCCCCGCCTTCGACGAGGACGAGCTCTAATGCGCGAGCGCAGCGTGCGAATCATCAAGTTCAGCGAGGTCGAGGCATGAATCTGCACACCCTGTCCGTGCTGGTGGAGAACAAGCCCGGTGTCCTGGCCCGGGTCTCCGGGCTGTTCTCCCGGCGGGGCTTCAACATCGACAGTCTCGCCGTCGGGGAGACCGAGAACCCGGACGTCTCCCGGATCACCATCGTGGTCAACGCCGAGTCGTCCCCGCTGGAGCAGGTGACCAAGCAGCTCAACAAGCTGGTCAACGTACTCAAGATCGTCGAGCTGGATCCGCAGGTCTCGGTGGCCCGGGAGCTGCTGCTGGTGAAGGTCCGCGCGGACCGCAACGCCCGCGCCCAGGTGCTGGAGACGGTGAACCTGTTCCGCGCCCGGGTGGTCGACGTCGCCCCGGACACCCTGACCATCGAGGCCACCGGCACTCCCGACAAGCTCGACGCGCTGCTGCGTGACCTCGAACCCCTCGGCATCAAGGAGATGGTGCAGTCCGGCACGGTGGCGATCGGGCGCGGCTCGCGCTCGATCACCGCCGGTCCCGCGCTGCGTGCCGCCTGACCCGATCCGACCGGCGCCCGAGCGCCACATCCACCGCACAAGTCCACGACGGGCCGCCGGGCACCGCCGTACGAAAGGGAAGTCACAATGAGCGTTGAGGTGTACTACGACGACGACGCCGACCTGGGTCTCATCCAGGGCCGCAAGGTCGCGGTGATCGGGTACGGCAGCCAGGGCCACGCCCACGCGCTGTCGCTGCGCGACTCCGGCGTCGACGTGGTGATCGGCCTGCCCGTCGGTTCGAAGAGCCGGCCGAAGGCCGAGGAGCAGGGCCTGCGGGTGCTCACGCCGGCCGAGGCGGCGGCCGAGGCCGACGTCATCATGATCCTGGCGCCGGACACCGCCCAGCGCGGCCTGTACGCCGAGGCGATCGCCCCCAACCTGACCGCCGGCAAGGCGCTCTTCTTCGGCCACGGCTTCAACATCCGGTACGGCCTGATCAAGCCGCCGGCCGACGTGGACGTGGCGATGGTCGCCCCGAAGGGCCCGGGTCACCTGGTCCGCCGCCAGTACGTCGACGGCAAGGGCGTGCCCTGCCTGGTCGCCGTCGAGCAGGACGCCAGCGGCAGTGCCTTCGGCCTGGCCCTGGCGTACGCGAAGGCGATCGGTGGCACCCGGGCCGGCGCGATCAAGACCACCTTCACCGAGGAGACGGAGACCGACCTCTTCGGCGAGCAGGCGGTGCTCTGCGGCGGTGCGGCCGCGCTGGTGCAGACCGGTTTCGAGGTGCTCACCGAGGCCGGCTACGCCCCCGAGGTGGCCTACTTCGAGTGCCTGCACGAGCTGAAGCTCATCGTCGACCTGATGTACGAGGGCGGCATCGCCCGGATGCGCTACAGCATCTCGGACACCGCCGAGT
This region includes:
- a CDS encoding putative bifunctional diguanylate cyclase/phosphodiesterase; protein product: MYSTPGVVTVVALSGLVAAGATALLAASARRRVGSHRQTHVLLAVAAGIALLSLIVGVIAVLAADDWTHRPGQRTGWATFVSVGGTLSGLALGVALLRLPGAAATRAATARLLLDGVIIASALWFVGWVVLSEPTRLLGALTPAGSAPVVLATMSAALTAGLTLIMALRSAPPRGRLVLLGAGATAVTGGGLVLSAGLGQAGPVMALTGAAVLAAGLLGVAAAVHRVDLPGQIDVDLIRRDGEYAFAPMFAMAASAMYHLSQGGGFDAFGIVAGSVEGFALVARQYLALNDVRGYADRLAAREAHFRELAHTDPLTGLANRRGLLRALHRCADAGLPCVLLGLDLDGFKNVNDMRGHDVGDAVLAEVGRRLRGNLRPGDLAARLGGDEFAVLMRGASDAGPVAERLLGVLGDPYEEADGPIFLSASIGVAGNRGETDVALLLRNADLALRYAKQRGKNRIERYDAAYDQLLRRRTMLEHELRGAIERDELRLAFQPVASLPSVRPVGAEALLRWHHPELGNVRPDEFIPLAEECGMISKLGAWVLHQACYQLSRWLADGHDVWVSVNVSPRELHAPEYVVQVAEALRAHHVPPQRLVLEVTEHAVATDLDELIRRLAALRLTGVRIALDDFGTGYSSLGQLRRLPIDILKIDHSLVAEHEPVRPVGRDGPAFAPMVDIVMRLGHHFGLEVIAEGVTNPAELAAVVAAGCRFGQGALFGWGVPAEHLEAMLVAATSPGARPSPVPPASSITSVRPGSSPLLPRLRSDASAPVPAARPPDEGSSQVGSVAEGVPQRDTPTSVNQNVGSVDSSREMRQA
- the ilvD gene encoding dihydroxy-acid dehydratase — encoded protein: MPELRSRTSTHGRTMAGARALWRATGMTDDDFGKPIVAIANSFTQFVPGHVHLKDLGGLVAGAVAEAGGVGREFNTIAVDDGIAMGHGGMLYSLPSRELIADAVEYMVNAHCADVLVCISNCDKITPGMLLAALRLNIPTVFVSGGPMEAGKTVAIEGVVHSKIDLIDAMIASSNEAVTDDQLGQIERSACPTCGSCSGMFTANSMNCLTEAIGLALPGNGSTLATHAARRSLFVEAGRTAVAIARRWYDEDDASVLPRSIANRAAFENAVALDVAMGGSTNTVLHLLAAAREAELDFGVADIDAISRRVPCLAKVAPNSPQYHMEDVHRAGGIPAIMGELDRAGLLNRDVHAVHSPSLAQWLADWDVRGGSATPEAVELFHAAPGGVRTTEPFSTTNRWSSLDTDAVGGCVRDREHAYSADGGLAILHGNLAPDGCVVKTAGVPEECLTFRGPAKVYESQDDAVSAILAKEIVAGDVVVIRYEGPKGGPGMQEMLYPTSFLKGRGLGRSCALLTDGRFSGGTSGLSIGHVSPEAASGGLIALVREGDEIVIDIPARSIHLNVPDDVLQARRVAEEKRDRPYTPTDRQRPVSAALRAYASMATSASDGAYRRVPE
- the ilvN gene encoding acetolactate synthase small subunit codes for the protein MNLHTLSVLVENKPGVLARVSGLFSRRGFNIDSLAVGETENPDVSRITIVVNAESSPLEQVTKQLNKLVNVLKIVELDPQVSVARELLLVKVRADRNARAQVLETVNLFRARVVDVAPDTLTIEATGTPDKLDALLRDLEPLGIKEMVQSGTVAIGRGSRSITAGPALRAA
- the ilvC gene encoding ketol-acid reductoisomerase, translating into MSVEVYYDDDADLGLIQGRKVAVIGYGSQGHAHALSLRDSGVDVVIGLPVGSKSRPKAEEQGLRVLTPAEAAAEADVIMILAPDTAQRGLYAEAIAPNLTAGKALFFGHGFNIRYGLIKPPADVDVAMVAPKGPGHLVRRQYVDGKGVPCLVAVEQDASGSAFGLALAYAKAIGGTRAGAIKTTFTEETETDLFGEQAVLCGGAAALVQTGFEVLTEAGYAPEVAYFECLHELKLIVDLMYEGGIARMRYSISDTAEYGDLSRGPRIIDSRVKEEMRKILGEIQSGEFAREWVAEDEAGRPNFAKWRAEGAAHPIEETGQKLRAMMSWVDRPITETA